One stretch of Armatimonadota bacterium DNA includes these proteins:
- a CDS encoding prepilin-type N-terminal cleavage/methylation domain-containing protein — translation MRSRERGLSLLELVAALALVALLLGLALPSWRRSIAMQDLRYGTEQLATDLREAQERAKADRKPYTVALTAGSSTYWVRRSGGGFDHRGELPRGLAPTADVTVTFDAFGKPDETYTIRLQNRAGTGIVQVSRAGGIEVTLP, via the coding sequence ATGAGATCCCGGGAACGGGGTCTGAGCCTCCTGGAACTCGTGGCCGCCCTGGCCCTCGTGGCCCTCCTGCTCGGACTCGCCCTCCCCAGCTGGCGGCGCAGCATTGCCATGCAGGACCTGCGCTACGGCACGGAGCAACTGGCCACCGACCTCCGGGAGGCCCAGGAGCGGGCCAAGGCCGATCGCAAACCCTACACCGTGGCCCTCACCGCGGGGAGCTCCACGTACTGGGTGCGGCGGAGCGGCGGGGGGTTCGACCACAGGGGCGAACTCCCCCGGGGACTTGCTCCTACCGCGGACGTCACCGTCACCTTCGACGCCTTCGGGAAGCCGGATGAGACGTACACCATCCGGCTCCAGAACCGCGCGGGCACGGGGATCGTGCAGGTGAGCCGGGCGGGCGGGATCGAGGTCACGCTCCCGTAA
- a CDS encoding DUF4900 domain-containing protein yields the protein MKRKDERGVALISVLVVILILTLLGGLVLYLSGQEGGISRVRYRGTQSLAIAEGGAWAARAALMALVNANPADKATLRTSPTEMYTWFTTQSPMEFFTRLWIDGSLLGVTAGPSTSWVAFRVNWSLSSPYRKLEFLSSGSGAPPPHEALLPPPGSSTDSVPPNALGNGRYRAVVVVWSPAKAGLRVCRDREEPPSETNECPVHRDRAAPTTYLIPLEYRVVAEGYVDPQFRRRVTLEGQLRAVLGSQSFAQWLVFTHIFSLSSGSRVYFGHEESYDGPVHTNGQFWFWGFPKFGTPDASTPCDPGRIQATRLTSTSTRAGFRRISGSGPVETELEANEWVVGGQRRAAPVLPDCTPTNYGDDADNPAANFTRGFDADPTTPTIDPIVVPLNPPGRVTDRDAIAQRAVSLGLDPQDTGPNSWTDAQWNRAVRERIPELPDNASSVPDGVYLPVDDRNNNGTSDPGEPLLGGIYVQGDLRSLTISNCPPGTPGYPYCPASGTDRAYYRFEHANGQVVTVEIDRVTNRTTVTNPSWPDPQTRTFQGVPKGFQGSDIFPNATVIYVHGRIGTGSGNGLWGQVEEREQVMIAARGDVYITNHLRYERPPNIYDPTDNPTNILGLYTPRGRIRIPTGTPNDLVLQGVFMAGQPGVDDGVRSEQVVEGLCGRPAQGKLNLLGGLISEYAGVSGCADSGGRLVSGYADNYRYDRRLSRGFAPPYFPTTTLPQIQAQGLAGQKPRWQELSPP from the coding sequence ATGAAGCGGAAGGACGAGCGGGGCGTGGCCCTGATCTCGGTCCTGGTGGTGATCCTGATCCTGACCCTGCTCGGAGGGTTGGTGCTCTACCTCAGCGGGCAGGAAGGGGGGATCAGCCGGGTGCGGTACCGGGGAACTCAGAGCCTGGCCATCGCGGAGGGCGGGGCCTGGGCCGCCCGGGCGGCCCTCATGGCCCTGGTGAACGCGAACCCGGCGGACAAGGCCACGCTCCGTACGAGTCCAACTGAGATGTACACGTGGTTTACCACCCAAAGCCCCATGGAGTTTTTCACGAGGCTGTGGATCGATGGATCTTTGCTGGGGGTGACCGCCGGCCCTTCCACCAGCTGGGTGGCGTTCCGGGTCAACTGGTCCCTCAGCTCCCCGTACCGCAAGCTGGAGTTCCTCTCAAGCGGGTCCGGTGCCCCGCCCCCGCATGAGGCCCTGCTCCCCCCTCCCGGAAGTTCCACGGACTCCGTGCCTCCGAACGCACTGGGGAACGGCCGGTACCGGGCCGTGGTGGTGGTATGGAGTCCCGCGAAGGCAGGGCTGCGGGTTTGTCGGGATCGGGAGGAACCGCCCAGCGAGACCAACGAATGTCCGGTGCACCGGGACCGAGCGGCGCCCACCACCTACCTGATCCCCCTGGAGTACCGCGTGGTGGCGGAGGGATACGTGGATCCTCAATTTCGGAGGCGGGTGACGCTGGAGGGCCAGCTTCGGGCGGTCCTGGGGAGTCAGAGTTTTGCCCAATGGCTGGTCTTCACGCATATCTTTAGCTTAAGCAGTGGCAGTCGGGTCTACTTCGGCCACGAGGAGAGCTACGACGGACCGGTGCACACCAACGGGCAGTTCTGGTTCTGGGGGTTCCCCAAGTTCGGGACCCCCGATGCCTCCACCCCCTGCGACCCCGGCCGCATCCAGGCCACGCGGCTCACCAGCACCAGCACCCGCGCGGGGTTCCGCCGGATCTCGGGATCCGGCCCGGTGGAGACAGAGCTGGAGGCCAACGAGTGGGTGGTCGGGGGTCAGCGGAGGGCAGCGCCCGTCCTCCCGGACTGCACTCCGACGAACTACGGTGACGACGCCGACAACCCGGCCGCCAACTTCACCCGGGGGTTCGACGCGGATCCCACCACACCCACCATCGATCCCATCGTGGTGCCCCTCAACCCCCCGGGACGGGTCACCGACCGGGACGCCATCGCCCAGCGGGCGGTGAGCCTGGGGCTGGACCCGCAGGATACGGGCCCGAATTCCTGGACCGATGCGCAGTGGAACCGGGCGGTCCGGGAGCGGATTCCGGAGCTCCCCGACAACGCGAGCTCGGTGCCCGACGGGGTCTATTTGCCGGTGGACGACCGAAACAACAACGGCACCTCTGATCCGGGAGAACCTCTCCTCGGCGGGATCTACGTGCAGGGAGATCTTCGAAGTCTCACCATCAGCAACTGCCCACCGGGAACGCCCGGGTATCCGTACTGCCCGGCATCCGGTACGGACCGGGCTTACTACCGGTTCGAGCACGCCAACGGTCAGGTGGTGACCGTGGAGATCGACCGGGTAACGAACCGGACGACCGTCACAAACCCTTCTTGGCCGGATCCCCAGACCCGCACCTTCCAGGGCGTCCCCAAGGGCTTTCAAGGAAGTGACATCTTCCCGAACGCCACCGTCATCTACGTGCACGGGAGGATCGGTACAGGATCGGGGAACGGTCTTTGGGGCCAGGTGGAGGAACGGGAGCAGGTGATGATCGCCGCCCGCGGGGACGTGTACATCACGAACCACCTCCGGTACGAACGGCCGCCGAACATCTACGACCCCACGGACAACCCCACCAACATCTTGGGCCTGTACACCCCGCGCGGGAGGATCCGGATTCCCACCGGTACCCCCAACGACCTCGTGCTCCAGGGGGTGTTCATGGCGGGCCAGCCGGGAGTAGACGACGGGGTCCGTAGCGAGCAGGTGGTGGAAGGTCTGTGCGGGAGGCCTGCCCAGGGCAAGCTGAACCTCCTGGGAGGGCTCATCTCGGAGTACGCGGGCGTCTCCGGGTGCGCGGACTCCGGCGGGCGGCTCGTCAGCGGGTATGCGGACAACTACCGCTACGACCGGAGGCTCAGCCGCGGGTTTGCGCCCCCCTACTTCCCCACCACCACCCTCCCCCAGATCCAGGCCCAGGGCCTCGCGGGGCAGAAGCCCCGCTGGCAGGAGCTCTCCCCGCCATGA
- a CDS encoding type II secretion system protein, with product MRGGRREAGLTLVEILVAIVLFGLVAVFLMYTFLAGMRFTARANETAAATTIATQVLEQIRASPNCVWGVNWTDLPRTPIPLPTPYHRIANIGPYRFDVAVDRLDPGSALSIVFPRVRVWRTGAPDTEPLVEFVSACDDQ from the coding sequence ATGCGCGGCGGGAGGCGGGAAGCTGGGCTCACCCTGGTGGAGATCCTCGTGGCCATCGTGCTGTTTGGCCTGGTGGCGGTCTTTTTGATGTACACCTTCCTGGCCGGCATGCGGTTCACGGCCCGAGCCAACGAGACCGCGGCCGCCACCACCATCGCAACTCAGGTGCTGGAGCAGATCCGGGCGAGTCCCAACTGCGTGTGGGGGGTGAACTGGACGGACCTCCCGCGGACCCCGATCCCCCTTCCCACCCCCTACCACCGCATCGCCAACATCGGGCCGTACCGGTTCGACGTGGCGGTAGACCGGCTGGACCCGGGCTCTGCACTCTCCATCGTCTTCCCCCGGGTACGGGTGTGGCGGACCGGAGCTCCGGACACCGAGCCCCTCGTGGAGTTCGTGAGCGCGTGCGATGACCAGTAG
- the modB gene encoding molybdate ABC transporter permease subunit, with the protein MDPAPLWVSLKVASLATLLAGVAGVGLAYVLTASRFPGRGVVEALTSLPMILPPTVLGYYLLVLLGRQSPLGKWVEATFGVSLVFTWQGAVIAAAVPSLPLVVRTARAAFEEVDPQVLEAARIDGAGALQQFVRVLLPLGRRGVLAGVALAFARALGDFGTTLMVAGNIPGRTQTLPIALYDAVQAGRWDAAAALVLLLSAVAVGVLLAVGWLSSSPSAAPRGPGLRPRGARSAVPGREAEEGGRSPAWPQGTPWY; encoded by the coding sequence CTGGACCCAGCACCCCTGTGGGTCTCCCTCAAGGTGGCGTCGCTGGCCACGCTGCTCGCGGGTGTGGCGGGAGTGGGGCTCGCGTACGTGCTGACCGCGTCGCGGTTTCCGGGACGCGGGGTGGTGGAGGCGCTCACCTCCCTGCCCATGATCCTGCCCCCCACGGTGTTGGGCTACTACCTTTTGGTGCTTCTGGGACGGCAGAGCCCGCTGGGGAAGTGGGTGGAGGCGACCTTCGGGGTGTCGCTGGTGTTCACCTGGCAGGGGGCGGTGATCGCCGCCGCGGTGCCCTCCCTCCCCCTCGTGGTGCGCACCGCCCGGGCGGCCTTCGAGGAGGTGGATCCCCAGGTGCTGGAAGCCGCCCGCATAGACGGGGCCGGCGCCCTGCAGCAGTTCGTGAGGGTGCTCCTGCCCCTGGGCCGCAGGGGTGTGCTGGCCGGGGTGGCGCTGGCGTTCGCCCGGGCGTTGGGGGATTTCGGCACCACCCTCATGGTGGCGGGAAACATCCCGGGCCGTACCCAGACCCTGCCCATCGCCCTGTACGACGCGGTGCAGGCAGGCCGCTGGGACGCGGCGGCAGCCCTCGTCCTCCTGCTCAGCGCGGTCGCGGTCGGGGTGCTGCTCGCGGTGGGGTGGCTGAGTTCCTCCCCCTCCGCAGCCCCACGAGGGCCAGGGCTGCGCCCCAGAGGAGCACGCTCGGCGGTTCCGGGACGCGAGGCGGAGGAAGGGGGTCGGTCTCCAGCGTGGCCTCAAGGAACTCCTTGGTATTGA
- the modA gene encoding molybdate ABC transporter substrate-binding protein — translation MRRILVLLAAVLSASAAPVGTQPAEGLLVAAAADLRYAFEEVGQAFRARAGIPVTFSFGSSGQLAQQVENGAPFDAFFSANEAFVHRLAERGFVVPDSVQLYAVGRVVLWVRRESPLPVERGLSVLLDPRVRYVAIANPEHAPYGEAARQALVNGGVYDRVRPKLVYGENVSLTLQLVQSGNADVGIVALSLALAPPVARGGRFWLIPDRLHEPIRQAAGVVARSTQQEQARAFLAFVVGPAGRPVMRRYGFVLPGEGP, via the coding sequence GTGAGGAGGATCCTCGTCCTGCTGGCCGCGGTGTTGTCGGCGTCTGCGGCGCCGGTGGGAACGCAGCCTGCCGAGGGGTTGCTGGTGGCGGCCGCCGCCGACCTCCGGTACGCCTTCGAGGAGGTGGGGCAGGCCTTCCGCGCCCGCGCCGGCATCCCCGTCACCTTCTCCTTCGGGTCCTCGGGCCAGCTGGCCCAGCAGGTGGAGAACGGGGCGCCGTTCGACGCGTTCTTCTCCGCCAACGAGGCGTTCGTGCACCGGCTTGCCGAGCGAGGCTTCGTGGTGCCGGACTCGGTTCAGCTGTACGCGGTGGGCCGCGTCGTCCTGTGGGTCCGGCGCGAAAGCCCCCTGCCCGTGGAGCGGGGGTTGTCCGTACTGCTGGATCCCCGGGTTCGGTACGTGGCCATCGCCAACCCCGAACACGCACCCTACGGGGAAGCCGCGCGCCAGGCCCTCGTGAACGGCGGGGTGTACGACCGGGTCCGGCCGAAGCTGGTGTACGGGGAGAACGTGAGCCTGACCCTGCAGCTGGTGCAGTCGGGCAACGCGGACGTGGGGATCGTGGCCCTCTCCCTGGCCCTGGCCCCCCCCGTGGCCCGCGGCGGCCGGTTCTGGCTCATCCCGGACCGGCTACACGAGCCCATCCGGCAGGCCGCGGGGGTAGTGGCCCGGTCCACTCAGCAGGAGCAGGCGCGCGCGTTTTTGGCGTTCGTCGTCGGACCTGCGGGCCGGCCGGTGATGCGGCGGTACGGCTTCGTGCTGCCCGGGGAGGGACCGTAG
- a CDS encoding substrate-binding domain-containing protein, protein MGRRVAAELQSHVRAVRESRGLSQAELARLAGLSRQALSAIEAGRYVPNTAVALRLAEALGCAVEDLFRVPTTPTVRARLAGPASIPRVRLGRLRSELVAWPLEGPLAAQPADGTVVSRKGHRAAVALLGGRGDVERTVFVAGCDPALRIAGSLAETSGRVRVHWIPTSSAAALQALGEGLVHAAGTHLHPPGDPEGTQTIRHALGRAPALVVTLARWVEGVMLRPGARIRSAEDLLRPGVRVVNREQGSGSRLVFDQWLRGAGIPVDSLEGYRRELSGHLAVAEAVATGLADAGPGVLPVARLFGLDFLPLAEHRYDLVVPEDLTDREPVRVLLDVVAGRRFREELAAIGGYDPAPAGSVRKLGEIAG, encoded by the coding sequence GTGGGACGCAGGGTCGCCGCGGAGCTTCAGAGCCACGTGCGCGCGGTCCGGGAATCCCGGGGGCTGTCGCAGGCGGAGCTGGCGCGGCTTGCCGGGCTTTCCAGACAGGCCCTGTCGGCCATCGAGGCGGGCCGCTACGTGCCCAACACCGCGGTGGCGCTGAGGCTGGCCGAGGCCCTGGGCTGCGCGGTCGAAGACCTGTTCCGTGTCCCCACCACGCCCACCGTCAGGGCCCGCCTGGCGGGACCGGCGAGTATCCCTCGGGTCCGGCTGGGCCGGCTCCGCTCGGAGCTGGTGGCCTGGCCGCTTGAGGGCCCGCTGGCCGCGCAGCCCGCGGACGGCACCGTGGTGTCCCGGAAGGGCCATCGAGCTGCGGTGGCGTTGCTGGGCGGTAGAGGAGACGTCGAGCGCACGGTGTTCGTGGCCGGCTGCGATCCAGCCCTGCGGATCGCCGGGTCGCTTGCGGAAACAAGCGGCCGCGTCCGGGTCCACTGGATCCCCACCAGCAGTGCCGCCGCCCTGCAGGCCCTGGGTGAGGGACTCGTGCACGCGGCCGGCACCCACCTCCACCCGCCCGGGGATCCCGAGGGCACGCAGACCATCCGGCACGCCCTGGGCCGAGCGCCGGCGCTGGTGGTGACGCTCGCGCGGTGGGTGGAGGGCGTGATGCTCCGCCCGGGTGCCCGCATCCGGAGCGCCGAGGACCTGCTGCGGCCGGGCGTGCGGGTGGTGAACCGGGAGCAGGGTTCCGGCAGCCGCCTGGTGTTCGACCAGTGGCTGCGCGGTGCGGGGATCCCGGTGGACAGCCTGGAGGGCTACCGGCGCGAGCTCTCCGGCCACCTGGCCGTGGCCGAGGCGGTGGCCACGGGCCTCGCGGACGCGGGCCCCGGGGTGCTGCCCGTGGCGCGGCTGTTCGGCCTGGACTTCCTCCCCCTGGCGGAGCACCGGTACGACCTGGTGGTCCCGGAAGACCTGACGGACCGCGAGCCCGTGCGGGTCCTGCTGGACGTGGTGGCCGGCCGGCGGTTCCGGGAGGAGCTCGCGGCCATCGGGGGGTACGACCCGGCGCCCGCGGGAAGCGTCCGGAAGCTGGGAGAGATCGCGGGGTGA
- a CDS encoding phosphopantothenoylcysteine decarboxylase → MPLSGKRLLVTSGPTRAPLDAVRYISNKASGRTGALIAELAVQAGARVTYVYGRGSQLPQPRARARDSLRLIPIETVQDLIQVFQAELPTGYDAVVHPMAVLDFAPAEVRSEKVSSEEEWVVRLVPTPKAIRLVKELSPHTFLVGFKMEVGKTPEELVRIAHESLVHNRADVMVANDLAEIERGEHRGYFVGPEGQVLRVALGKEEIARAVVELLEERLGARV, encoded by the coding sequence CCACTCTCCGGGAAACGCCTCCTCGTGACCTCCGGGCCGACCCGGGCACCTCTGGATGCCGTGCGGTACATCAGCAACAAGGCAAGCGGTCGCACAGGGGCGCTGATCGCGGAGCTCGCGGTGCAGGCGGGAGCCCGGGTCACCTACGTGTACGGCCGCGGCTCCCAGCTCCCCCAGCCCCGGGCCCGGGCCCGGGACTCCCTCCGGCTCATCCCCATCGAGACCGTGCAGGACCTCATCCAGGTGTTCCAGGCAGAACTGCCCACAGGCTACGACGCGGTGGTGCATCCCATGGCGGTGCTGGACTTCGCCCCCGCGGAGGTGCGCTCCGAAAAGGTCTCCTCGGAGGAGGAGTGGGTGGTGCGGCTTGTGCCCACGCCGAAGGCCATCCGGCTCGTGAAGGAGCTGAGCCCCCACACGTTCCTCGTGGGGTTCAAGATGGAGGTGGGCAAGACCCCGGAGGAGCTCGTGCGGATCGCCCACGAATCCCTCGTACACAACCGCGCGGACGTGATGGTGGCCAACGACCTCGCGGAGATCGAGCGCGGGGAGCACCGGGGCTACTTCGTGGGGCCCGAAGGACAGGTGCTCCGCGTGGCCCTGGGCAAGGAAGAGATCGCCCGAGCGGTGGTGGAGCTGCTGGAAGAGCGGCTGGGAGCGCGGGTTTGA